GCCGTGTCAGGATTCAAAGTGTTTTTATCGAGGAAGCGCGTCTCTGGAACTCTCAGCCCGTTCTTCTGCAATCTAAGATACATATTGATTTTATCGCAGCAAATGATGATCGAATCGGGATCATCGATCACCCTAAGGCCGTTCATTTCCGCTATGCGAGAGGCGACGTATGACGCGTTCATCGGGTCGGTTGTAGATCTGATGAAGAGTGCATCGAACTCAGGAATCCTGTGAATTTCCGACCTGAAAATATAGTCAAAACGATGTCCTAGGTTGAGCGCTGTGACCTTGAAATTCGTGAGGGCGTTAAGTTCCTCTGAACGATTAATCGTATAGCGCTCAACGAAGCACGCTATATTTGCCATTCGTTCGCCTTCCTGAGGAGTTTCAGCTCCTTACTCTTGAGCTGATGGAGCGGTAATGGTTCAATTGCGCTGAGCAGGACCTCGCCATCCTCGATGACCCTCACTTTACAGATTGGCAGGTGAAAGAGATTCCAGATCTGATTAGCGATCGTTTCGAACTCGTCGGTTGTTGTAGTGCCGAGAATACATTTGAATTCCCTGATCGATGCATCCTCTCTAATTCTCTGGACAAGTATTGGATACTTGTAATTCCTCGTCAACGATTTGCCGATAGTCTTCACGTGCCCTTCTTTGTAAACAACGCTGTGTCGTCGCATGAAAGGATTAATAGGGTATATGATTGCAGGAGGCTCAAAGAATCCGTTCGAGATATAATATTCTGGAACTGGGATGCCGGCTCGTTTAGCCCTTTCCATGCACAATGGAACAACATACGCATCAAGCGCTTCCTTCACCCGCGGATAAACAGGGATTTCTTGCACCTCAGCTTCGACACTCTCGTAGTGCCCTTCGCTGAGATATCGGTAGTCACCAGCAATGTTAACGAAAGCACTCTCTTTTGATTGATAATGAAGCTTGTAGCTTAAGCCCATGGGTAACGACCCGTTTTACGAGACTTTTTAATCTCCCTCGGGAGAAGCTTAAGAAGAAGCCCAGCTAATAAACCTTTCCGTTCTATCACCCAGCATTTACATTTTTTTGGTTTGTCTCGAATGCGAGTTACCAGTCAGATCACTCCGGTACGGGAAATGCTGAGGCTTCGGAAGGCACCTGCAGGGAATGATTATTAGGCAACATCATGGAATGATAAGAATTTCTATAATGGCGCCAATACGTCCTGCCCTTCCCAGATTAGATAGCTTATCCAGACCCTATGAGATAAAGCTAAATATGGACAATATCATTCATATAACCAGTTATCAAAATCATTATAGAAGGTGCTCGTAATGAGGAAGTTCATCACGGAGTTGAAGGGTAAAACTGTAATGACAAATGATGGGCAGATCTTGGGGATGATTGACAACTTTGTTATCGATACGACAACGGGAGAAATTCAGCATGTGCTTGTGGTGCCAGCAGAAGAGATTGAAACCCGATTATACAAGACTGACGCACAGGGCAGACTCATCTTACCCTTCAGCGAGATGCGGGCCGTGCGCGACGTCGTCGTGATGAACATTAGCTGAGATTTTTTGCGTACTTATTGGCCTTATTTCTTACCTTCTTTGACAATACTCAGCACGCGGTCGCGATTCGCAATTGCATCATGAAATTTTGGGTTCTTTTCAATTGCCGCGTTATAAAGCTCAAGAGCTTTGATGAACTCTTTTTTTCTCTCCGCCACGATTCCTAGGCAGTTGAGCGCATCAGCGCTCTGCTCAATGCGCAACGCGGAGGTGAACGAGTCAGACGCGCCCTCAAGATCGTCAATTGCGAGTTGACATATCCCCTTGTTGAGATGGAAGGAGGGGCGTTTCTCAAGCAATAACGCTTCCTCAAAACACTTTAACGCTTGTGCATAATCCGCTTGGAGATAATTGACGCATCCGAGGTTGTTCCACGCATCGGCATATGCCGGGGCGAGCGATATCGCGTCTCTAAACGCCTTTGCAGATCGCTCGAAATCGCCCAGGAGACGATAACATACGCCAAGATTGTTCATCAACTCAGGTGTGATCTCCCCTTTAGCAACGATCTCTTCGATTTCCTCAACAGCCTTCCCGTAGTTTCCAGATGCTATGAGTAAAAGAATGCGCAGCTCACGCATAATCCATGTCTCATTTTTTATGAGAGAGATATCAAGCCGCTCGAGCCGGTTCATTTCAAGCAGAAGTAACAATCGCCTGGCATCGGATTCGATGGAGTCATGAAGTCCTTCCAGGATCCTCAGACACTCCTCTTTTTTCCCAAGGCGATAGGTGACTGCCTCAAGATCAAGAAGGTTGAATACGTCTCCTGGGATCTCTCTGACACTTTCCTTGATAGAGATGAGCGCTTCCTCAAACCGGCCGAGATCGAGCAGCAGTTCGCCACGCAGCCGATGCGCCTCTGGCGTCAGAGGTTCTATCTTGAGACACTTTTCGACCTCCATCAATGCCTCCTCTGGTCTTCCCATCGCCCGAAGGATGATCGCCGCATTCAAAAATTCCCTGGCTATGCCAGTGTCTCGTTTTCTTTCTGGGGGAGCAGTCATATCTGCCGCAGCCAGTGCTTCATCACGCTCAATAACCGCTTCAGAAAGACTTGGATTCAGAACGAGGGCAACACCAAACGACTTGGCCGCATCATCGAAAAGGCCTGCCGCCTTCTGGGCCCTCCCGAGATTTAGCCAGAGTTCTGCTTTACCGCCCTCAACTCTCACGACTTCCTGCCATGCATCGACAGCTTCGCCAACTGAACCGAATTCGGACAAAAGGGATGCGCGATTAATCAACGCCTCAAGATTCTTAGGATCGCTCTTGATCGCGAGCTCGAAGGAATGGAGCGCGTCAGTCAGTCGACCGAGAGCCTTGAGTACGAGACCACGGTTGTTGAGAGCTTGAGCATCCCCAGGGTATGATTTTAGCATTAGTTCATAAACCTTCAGCGCTTCGTCGAACATGCCGAGCTGGTAGAGTGCAGCGCCTTTGTTGAGGAGTACCGGACGCATCGCAGGTGATAACCTCAAGGCATTATCGTATGCAGCCAATTCGCCCTTGAAGTCGCTGAGCCTGCCGAGGAAGACCCCGAGCAGATACCATGAGTATGCGTCATCGGGCTTCAGCTCTATCGCTTTCCTGCAGGCCTCCACCGCTTTTTCATTCCTTCCAATTTCTGCAAGAGCGATCGCTTTCTTCTGCCAGGCCACAAAATGATCTGGTTTCAATCGGAGTGCCTCTTCTATGTGGACGAGCGCTTTCTCGTAGTTCTTCTGTCTCATCGCCTCCTCCGCGGCACCGAGCACTGCGTCAAATCTCCCTATACTCGGAAGGTATCTCGCACCCTCCTGCTCCAGTATGCGACGGTCGATTTCCTTGAGCAATTTAGACCCAATTCCAAATTTCTTAACCAACGATAGAAAACGAGATTGATCAGCGTAAGCGATCTGGTTATCGGTTGCAAGTTGCCGCGCGTCTTCATCAAAGTCACCTAAAACGATGAGAGCAGGGCGTCTTCCCTCAAGCTCAGCTTTTTCCTTGATCTTCCTGAGCCCTTCTGAAGAGGCATCAGCGGCACGTCTGGAGACCATGACGAGATATTTTCCCTCCTTGCCTTCGCCTTCGACGAGCACAGTATCGTCGGAGTAGATTGCTCCAGTGACCCTGAGTTCCATTAGACCCAGCAATTCAATAACGGTGTCTCTGAATTCCTCATCACTCAGTGTCCTCAGCGCATTGGCGATTCTCGCATCAAGTCTCTCCTCGAGGATCTCTTCAATTTCTTTCATTTCAATCCGCCCAGGAGCAATCGGAGTCTGTTAACCCTCCTTCCTTGAGCATCTTTCGGCAGTTCTCCCATGACTTTGGTTGCTTCCGCATGCCTACCCAAATCCAGAAATATGCTCGCTTTCCAGATCAGTATGTTATTCTTTTCCTCGACAAAATCCTCAGAGTCGAGGAGCTGATCGAGCCTCTTGATCGCTTCATCGCTTGATCCGATGAAATGAAGGATAACCGCCTTGTTCACCTCAGTGATCTTCTTCAGACCGGGATAAGGCGCGCCATGCCCATACCGCTTCATTGCACTTTCTGCCATCGATTTCGCAAAAGGGATCGAAGCCGACGGTTCAATCGGCAGGTTCATCACCTCTCTGGCAGTAATTGCCTCAATATTGCCCAATCTAATAGAAGCACGAGCCCATGATTCCCCAGAAAAAGTTAGGTCTGAAGTCACATCAACAATCTGGCGCAAGAAAGCCCTCCGCGGCAAACGTTCGTCACCATTCAATCTAAGATCAATCCCAAGCATCGAGAGGTATCGATCAATGAGGATCGGCAGCTGATCTTTATTATCCGCCATCGAAAGCTCTCTAAATCTAGTGATCGTCTCAAGACCCTTGCCAAAGGCGACATCAGAATCGGAAAAGGGGCCAATCCTCATCGATACGCTACAGAGACGATTTAGCCTTACGTCAGCGGTCGGATCGAGAGATGATGGTAGAAGCGCGAAGGGGTCTTTCAGTCGCTCAAAACATGCCTTGCACAGTAGTACATTTTCGGCCGTTTTTTCACCGCAGCTGATACACCCCAATAAAACACCAAATTATGCATCATCACTGTGAAATAAAAATATTGGTTTTTGAACTACAAACGATCAAAGTCGTTTCGCCATATACACGCCATCCCGCACATATCCCATGGAGGAATAGTATCGCCTCGCACCGACGCCACTTGTGACCTTTATCTCCCTGCAACCTCTTTCGCGCGCGATCCGCTCCGCCTCAGCGATCAGCTGTCTGCCGAACCCCCGGTGTTGCCATGATTCTCCACTCTGACCGATTGGCAACATCTGGCCAAAGACCTTTAACTCTCTTAAATGCGCGGTGTCATTCAAAGGCGAATCATTGATCCTTAACCTTGCATAGCCAACAAGTGCGTTTTGATCTGGTAACTCATAGGAAATGAAATACTCGTCACCGTCGGAGGCCCGGTATTTGATGATCTTGAGTTCAGCATTTAATTGTTCGTTGAGGTCGACGCCGAGTAACCCCACTTCTCTGCACCTAATGCACTGACAGCTCGCTCCGTCCTCCTTCATTTTTTCTCTGACGAGCTCCCTCAGGTGTCCCTTGTCGACCCCTGCCTCAATCAACGGCACAGGTATATCCCTTTGAATCCTCTGGATACGGACATACGGAGGCACAATTTTTTTCATCTCGGCGATGACTTCCACGGCTTCTTCAGTCGAATAAGGCCTGTATTTCCCGCCCTTCCAGAGATCATAGAGTGGCGTCCCTTTAACTACAAGCGTCGGGTAGATCTTCAACATGTCTGGCCTGAATCTTTCATCTTCGAACATCTTCGAAAAACTCGCGAGGTCTTTTTCTCTCGATGAGCCGGGTAGGCCAGGCATAATATGGTAGCAGACTTTTAGCCCCAATTCCTTTGCGATGCGCGTCGCCTTGACGACCTCCGACACGCCGTGCCCCCGTTTCACCACGCTTAGTATCTCGTCGTCAAGTATTTGCACGCCAAACTCAACTCTCGTGGCGCCCAGATACATCGAGAACTCTGCTTTCTCTCGATCGAACGAATCGGGCCTTGTCTCGACGGTCATTCCGATACATCGGTGATCGGCCGTTTCATTGATCTCGTGCGCCTCTTCGAGCGACTCGCTGCTTTTTGAATTCAGGGCATCAAAGCATCCCTTCACAAATGATAGCTGGTATTCCCTTGGACGTGTTGTAAATGTCCCACCCATGATGATCAGATCTATCTTGTCGGTAGGGTGGCCGATGGCCTCGAGCTGTGCGATCCTGCTCCTCACCTGTCGAAATGCATCATACTCATTGGCCGAGGCCCTTCTCGCCGCTGGTTCCTTTCCAGTGTAGGATTGCGGGGATCCGTATTCAACCCCGCCAGGGCAATAGATACATTTACCATGCGGACACGGCGCAGGCGAAGTCATTACAGCGATGACCGCCACCCCGCTCAGAGTTCTCGTGGGCTTCCTTCGCAATAACCTTAAGACGAGTGGATACTCCTCCTCATCTGCAACTGCTAAAGTCTCTGAGTTAGGCGGTATTTCGCTGAGGTTGAACTGTTTTGCCAGTGTAATCTTCGCGGTCTGGAGACTCTTCCTATCTTTTATCGCTCCTCCGACGATCTGCCTGATCAAGGCTTCATGGTAACTCCAACGATTCCGATCAACCTGGTTTGTTTTGGAGTGTTCCCGATCAATGGAAAAGTGGTTCATCATTTGATCGCATTTACCTGAAATAAACTTCTCTCTCCTCGCTTTCCTTTTTCTCCTCTTCTTTTTTCAAATGCAACAGATCGATCGAAAGAACGGCGATGCATGGGATCAATCTGATTCTCCCCGCTTCTTCTCCATGGGAGTCGTCTAGTTCAATACTGATAGCCGTATCATGTCCGAAAGCAACGTACCCCTTGAACTCACCAGTTGTCAATAATGGCTGCCCCTCGCCACCTTTGCTGATCACCCTGCACTTCGAGCCCTTTGTGAGATTTGGTTCGAGATCTTTGCCAGTCATCTACCTTGCCTCCTCGATTAATTTTTGGAGATGATCAACCGTTTTGCGGTAATTATCCATCGCCATCTGCACATTTGCTTCGGTGAAGCTCCATGCCTTGCGGAGATCACCGTATCGAATGCGGTATCCCTTCTTTGTTTGCCCATCGCGCATAGTCTCCACTTCTTCGATCAAATCCATCGATTTCAGTTTGTTGAGATGTCTGTAAACTGTTGGCTTCGTTGTTTTGAGATAGATTGCCAACTCTTCGACAAGCCAGACACGTTTCATATTTTTTATGAAGCACTCTACGAAGAGCTTGTAGGGAATCCCCTCTGTCGAATTTCCCCTCTTCTTTTTCGGATCAAAATTCATTGGCAGGTATCCTATCTGCTTGAGGAACTCAGTAGCGACTTCCTCGACGTCATTAATTGGTGTCAGGGGTGTGTTGCTTACCACGTTGAGCTGGAACATAATATCGGATAACTCGAGATTATTAAAGCTTATTAATTTTTTTCTTTCGCTATTGCAATTCTTTTTTCACGATATACCGAAATAATCGCAAAAACCTCTCATGATGAATGAAATTGGATGAATTGAAAATCAATATCGAACTCTGATATCTATCAAGAAAAAGCATTAGCTGTGTCATTCAAGAGTCGCACCTTGCTTAAAAAATCCAATACCTCTAGGGATCAGTCTATCAAATACCATTGTGTGGAATTGAGGAGAAAAAATGTACAAGTAGGACAAATTTTTTCCTTCTAGGGAGAAACCATTTATAGACCAGTTAAACTATAGAAATCGGTGACCTCATGAAGCGATCGGCAATTTATGCAATTATTGTAGCTATTATAGCAATTCTCGCCGTTGTGGCCGCCGCAGTTTTGTACAAGCCAGCAGCGGAGGAAAAAGTGATATACTGGAGTGCCGTCGCACCGGCGAACCAGCGTGCTGCATTGCAGACCAACACCGTCCAAGGAGCTGTCAGCTGGGAACCTTATGTTTCGGATTCCTTAGTGGACGGTACCGCCAACGTCATCGCATGGTCAAACGACATATGGCCACACCATCCATGCTGTGTCATCGCTGTGAAAACGAGCTTTGCCGAATCAGATGCCGCGAAGAACAACGATCTTGTTGCAAGAGTTATTAGAGCGCACATCGATGCGACGAACTGGATCATCGAAACGATCGAAAACGGTGGCGAGAATTACACGAAACTTTTGGAGATTGGAGCAGAGTTCAGTAACAGGAATACAACGGTCGTAGAGTCTGCGATTGAGCACATCGAATTCAACTACGAGATTACGAAACCGGTGAAGAAATGGTTTGAAAACTATACTTCAATGTTTGCCGACTTAGGACAGATCACTTCCCTCAGCGGATACGCGAATGTGACAGCTTTTGTCGATTCCATTGTCAACACGAGCTACTTGGAAAAAGCGATGACTGTCGAGCCGAGCGACACGATTCTCGGTACCGTGAGATTGGGTTACCTGATGGGCGACCTCCATCAGTTCGCGAGAGTTGTTGCGGCGAATGAAACGTTGTGGGGCGGAAAGACGCTATTTGAGAAGTATGGTGTGGAGATTCAATCGCCCCTACCCTATGCAAACGGTGCATTCTTGATGGACGGTTTCGCTCGAGATGAAATCGATATGGGTTACCTTGGAAGCCCGCCAGCGCTCTTAAAACGCATCAACGCGAACATCCCGATAGAAATCGTTTCATTAGTCAACAGCGGCGGGTCGGCGATCGTCGCTAAAGCAGGGATCACGAGCTTCAGCGAGTTGAATGGCCAGACGGTTGCAACACCGGGACCTGGTTCAATACAGCATCTGTTGCTGATGTTCTACGCAAACGAGCACGGTTACAAGCTCAAACTCAAGGGGACGTAAGGTCCCTCCAAACCTTTTTCTCTTTTGATTTAATAAGGGATGCAGATGATTTCACCTTGGGAAAGGCTCAAGAAGAAGTGGAGGAAGATCTCCGAAACTGGAACCCTCCGGATTTTATGGATCACACCCCTTTCCCTGGCTGGATTCCTGGTCGTGTGGTGGCTCTTTTCAATAGTTATCAACCGCGCATATTTGCCCGGGCCCTATGAAGTCTTTCAGGCGTTCGTCGATTCATTTCTTACGCCAGCGCCGTCCCTTGGCATCACGATGGACGACAACATCGCATCGAGCCTCCAGCGTTTTCTACTCGGTTTTGTCCTTGCATTTTGTGTCGCAGTCCCACTGGGTCTGATGATGGGATTTTTCAGGACGGCAGAAACCGTCGCAAAGCCAGTGATCGAGGTTTTCAGACCCATACCCCCGATTGCGTGGGTACCAGTATTTCTCCTCATCTTCAAGCTCTTTTGGGGCCCCGTCATGGTCATCTTCATTGGCGTCTTCTTCCCTCTTCTCTCAAATGTCATCTTCGGTGTGAAATCGGTTGATCCAACCCTCATAGATGCGGCGCGTACACTCGGTGCCGATCGGATAAGACTCTTCACAAAGGTGATTTTCCCATCAACCGTTCCGTTCCTCATGACCGGCATCACAATCGGTCTGGGTATTGGTTGGATGTGTATAGTAGCTGCTGAAATGATTGGCGCCGTGGGAGGCGGAGTAGGTTACTATATTTACTTCATGGAGCAACTCGGTAAATATGAATACATGTATGCCGGAATGGTCGTCATTGCAATTCTGGGGATCTTGACGGTGGGCATTAGCAGGTATATTGAGCAGTACTTGTCGCGATTGATGGGGATGAAATGACGCTGACCATTGAGAAACTTGAAAAGAGATTTCCGAAGGACGATGAGGAACTCGTCGCGATCACCGATTTCACCCTCGAGGTTAAGGACCACGAATTTGTATGCGTTCTTGGCCCTTCTGGCTGCGGAAAGACCACGCTCCTTCGCATCGTGGCCGGACTTGAATCAAAGACCTCTGGCTCCGTGAAACTTGATGGTGTCGAGATTACTGGGCCAGGTTCCGATCGCGGCATGGTGTTTCAAGAGTTCGCTCTGTTTCCCTGGCGAACGGTCAGGAAAAACATTGAATTTGGACTTGAGATTAGAAAAGTACCAAAAGAAAAGCGAAGGGCGATTTCCGATAA
This DNA window, taken from Methanomassiliicoccales archaeon, encodes the following:
- a CDS encoding RimK-like ATPgrasp N-terminal domain-containing protein; translated protein: MGLSYKLHYQSKESAFVNIAGDYRYLSEGHYESVEAEVQEIPVYPRVKEALDAYVVPLCMERAKRAGIPVPEYYISNGFFEPPAIIYPINPFMRRHSVVYKEGHVKTIGKSLTRNYKYPILVQRIREDASIREFKCILGTTTTDEFETIANQIWNLFHLPICKVRVIEDGEVLLSAIEPLPLHQLKSKELKLLRKANEWQI
- a CDS encoding PRC-barrel domain-containing protein, coding for MRKFITELKGKTVMTNDGQILGMIDNFVIDTTTGEIQHVLVVPAEEIETRLYKTDAQGRLILPFSEMRAVRDVVVMNIS
- a CDS encoding tetratricopeptide repeat protein, giving the protein MKEIEEILEERLDARIANALRTLSDEEFRDTVIELLGLMELRVTGAIYSDDTVLVEGEGKEGKYLVMVSRRAADASSEGLRKIKEKAELEGRRPALIVLGDFDEDARQLATDNQIAYADQSRFLSLVKKFGIGSKLLKEIDRRILEQEGARYLPSIGRFDAVLGAAEEAMRQKNYEKALVHIEEALRLKPDHFVAWQKKAIALAEIGRNEKAVEACRKAIELKPDDAYSWYLLGVFLGRLSDFKGELAAYDNALRLSPAMRPVLLNKGAALYQLGMFDEALKVYELMLKSYPGDAQALNNRGLVLKALGRLTDALHSFELAIKSDPKNLEALINRASLLSEFGSVGEAVDAWQEVVRVEGGKAELWLNLGRAQKAAGLFDDAAKSFGVALVLNPSLSEAVIERDEALAAADMTAPPERKRDTGIAREFLNAAIILRAMGRPEEALMEVEKCLKIEPLTPEAHRLRGELLLDLGRFEEALISIKESVREIPGDVFNLLDLEAVTYRLGKKEECLRILEGLHDSIESDARRLLLLLEMNRLERLDISLIKNETWIMRELRILLLIASGNYGKAVEEIEEIVAKGEITPELMNNLGVCYRLLGDFERSAKAFRDAISLAPAYADAWNNLGCVNYLQADYAQALKCFEEALLLEKRPSFHLNKGICQLAIDDLEGASDSFTSALRIEQSADALNCLGIVAERKKEFIKALELYNAAIEKNPKFHDAIANRDRVLSIVKEGKK
- a CDS encoding tRNA uridine(34) 5-carboxymethylaminomethyl modification radical SAM/GNAT enzyme Elp3, coding for MIRQIVGGAIKDRKSLQTAKITLAKQFNLSEIPPNSETLAVADEEEYPLVLRLLRRKPTRTLSGVAVIAVMTSPAPCPHGKCIYCPGGVEYGSPQSYTGKEPAARRASANEYDAFRQVRSRIAQLEAIGHPTDKIDLIIMGGTFTTRPREYQLSFVKGCFDALNSKSSESLEEAHEINETADHRCIGMTVETRPDSFDREKAEFSMYLGATRVEFGVQILDDEILSVVKRGHGVSEVVKATRIAKELGLKVCYHIMPGLPGSSREKDLASFSKMFEDERFRPDMLKIYPTLVVKGTPLYDLWKGGKYRPYSTEEAVEVIAEMKKIVPPYVRIQRIQRDIPVPLIEAGVDKGHLRELVREKMKEDGASCQCIRCREVGLLGVDLNEQLNAELKIIKYRASDGDEYFISYELPDQNALVGYARLRINDSPLNDTAHLRELKVFGQMLPIGQSGESWQHRGFGRQLIAEAERIARERGCREIKVTSGVGARRYYSSMGYVRDGVYMAKRL
- a CDS encoding helix-turn-helix domain-containing protein, with the translated sequence MFQLNVVSNTPLTPINDVEEVATEFLKQIGYLPMNFDPKKKRGNSTEGIPYKLFVECFIKNMKRVWLVEELAIYLKTTKPTVYRHLNKLKSMDLIEEVETMRDGQTKKGYRIRYGDLRKAWSFTEANVQMAMDNYRKTVDHLQKLIEEAR
- a CDS encoding ABC transporter substrate-binding protein, whose product is MKRSAIYAIIVAIIAILAVVAAAVLYKPAAEEKVIYWSAVAPANQRAALQTNTVQGAVSWEPYVSDSLVDGTANVIAWSNDIWPHHPCCVIAVKTSFAESDAAKNNDLVARVIRAHIDATNWIIETIENGGENYTKLLEIGAEFSNRNTTVVESAIEHIEFNYEITKPVKKWFENYTSMFADLGQITSLSGYANVTAFVDSIVNTSYLEKAMTVEPSDTILGTVRLGYLMGDLHQFARVVAANETLWGGKTLFEKYGVEIQSPLPYANGAFLMDGFARDEIDMGYLGSPPALLKRINANIPIEIVSLVNSGGSAIVAKAGITSFSELNGQTVATPGPGSIQHLLLMFYANEHGYKLKLKGT
- a CDS encoding ABC transporter permease, which codes for MISPWERLKKKWRKISETGTLRILWITPLSLAGFLVVWWLFSIVINRAYLPGPYEVFQAFVDSFLTPAPSLGITMDDNIASSLQRFLLGFVLAFCVAVPLGLMMGFFRTAETVAKPVIEVFRPIPPIAWVPVFLLIFKLFWGPVMVIFIGVFFPLLSNVIFGVKSVDPTLIDAARTLGADRIRLFTKVIFPSTVPFLMTGITIGLGIGWMCIVAAEMIGAVGGGVGYYIYFMEQLGKYEYMYAGMVVIAILGILTVGISRYIEQYLSRLMGMK